A genomic window from Aquitalea aquatilis includes:
- a CDS encoding c-type cytochrome, which produces MAPGQIIKVLIGVVVGLVVAIWLLAKLATGGYNVDAEVMTKEAVAARLKPVGESKASDAPPGMRNGEQVFKAICISCHGQGLAGSPKFGDAGAWGARIAKGWDTLTQHALQGFNAMPAKGGAADLTDDEVKRAVAYMGNAGGAKFTEPPVGGAGAPADPAVVGKKIYETVCTNCHAAGVAGAPKFGDKAAWAERTKVGMDEVVKIATKGLNAMPPKGGFGGSDAEFRAAVEYMVNNAK; this is translated from the coding sequence ATGGCTCCCGGTCAGATCATCAAGGTCCTGATTGGCGTCGTTGTGGGTTTGGTAGTGGCGATCTGGTTGCTGGCCAAGCTGGCGACTGGTGGTTACAACGTTGATGCCGAGGTCATGACCAAGGAGGCTGTTGCCGCTCGCCTGAAGCCGGTTGGCGAATCGAAAGCCAGCGACGCCCCTCCGGGCATGCGTAATGGCGAGCAGGTATTCAAGGCGATTTGCATTTCCTGTCACGGCCAGGGCCTGGCTGGTTCGCCCAAGTTTGGTGATGCTGGTGCCTGGGGTGCGCGTATTGCCAAGGGCTGGGATACGCTGACGCAACATGCACTGCAAGGCTTCAATGCCATGCCGGCCAAGGGTGGCGCTGCTGACCTGACCGACGACGAAGTGAAGCGTGCCGTGGCCTATATGGGCAATGCGGGTGGTGCCAAGTTCACCGAACCGCCGGTTGGTGGCGCAGGTGCACCGGCTGATCCGGCTGTGGTGGGCAAGAAAATCTATGAAACCGTCTGCACCAACTGTCACGCTGCTGGCGTGGCCGGTGCGCCGAAGTTTGGCGACAAGGCTGCCTGGGCTGAGCGTACCAAAGTAGGTATGGACGAAGTGGTGAAGATTGCCACCAAGGGCCTGAACGCCATGCCGCCCAAGGGTGGTTTTGGTGGCAGCGATGCGGAATTCCGCGCTGCCGTCGAATACATGGTGAATAACGCCAAGTAA
- a CDS encoding UvrD-helicase domain-containing protein, with translation MSAPQLNPPQREAIHHLDGPLLVLAGAGSGKTRVITYKITHLIRHGNIPARHIAAITFTNKAAREMLERVGKLLSTQEIRGITVSTFHSLGMQILRQEAPHLGYKPQFSILDAFDSGKIIADILKTTHKDEVRKVQSQISLWKNDLKGPDQMLVEAQGEWESICARTYLAYQDTLTAYQAVDFDDLIRLPVQLFKTHPDVLLKWQGKLRYLLIDEYQDTNTCQYLMVKLLAGVRGQFTAVGDDDQSIYAWRGANMENLRLLQQDFPQLKIIKLEQNYRSTARILRAANSVISNNPKLFEKQLWSELGLGEPIHVVQCKDEEHEAEIVVQRLLAHKFEYRTEFKDYAILYRGNYQARIFEQALRNQRIPYQMAGGQSFFDKPEIKDVLSYLRLITNPDDDPAFIRAVTTPKRGVGTGTLEKLGGWAGQCSKSLFASAFEPGFRVQVQTAQLEPLSQFCDFINRLQYRATREPAGELAMELVKAINYEAWLYDSEDSPRIAETKWKNVLELVAWLARKGEADGKNLIELSQTIALITMLEGRDEGEVDAIKMSTLHASKGLEYPYVFLVGTEEGILPHSESVDNGMVEEERRLMYVGITRAQRMLTLTYCVKRRRAGEWQFVEPSRFIAEIDGGDLRHFGRPGAEPIVSKSEGKSKLASLSAMLAEKTKPADS, from the coding sequence ATGTCCGCACCTCAGCTCAATCCGCCGCAGCGCGAAGCCATTCATCACCTTGACGGCCCCTTGCTGGTGCTGGCGGGGGCTGGGTCGGGCAAGACGCGCGTGATTACCTACAAGATCACCCACCTGATCCGTCACGGCAACATCCCCGCCCGCCATATCGCCGCCATCACCTTTACCAACAAGGCGGCACGCGAAATGCTGGAACGGGTGGGCAAGCTGCTCTCCACACAGGAAATCCGTGGCATTACCGTGTCCACTTTCCATTCGCTGGGCATGCAGATCCTGCGCCAGGAAGCGCCGCATCTCGGCTACAAACCGCAGTTTTCCATTCTGGATGCCTTCGATTCCGGCAAGATCATCGCCGACATCCTGAAAACCACGCACAAGGACGAAGTGCGCAAGGTACAAAGCCAGATTTCACTATGGAAGAACGACCTGAAAGGCCCGGACCAGATGCTGGTAGAAGCACAGGGCGAATGGGAAAGCATCTGCGCCCGCACTTATCTGGCCTATCAGGACACGCTGACTGCCTACCAGGCGGTGGATTTTGACGACCTCATCCGCCTGCCGGTGCAGCTGTTCAAGACCCACCCAGATGTCCTGCTCAAATGGCAGGGCAAGCTGCGCTATCTGCTGATCGACGAATATCAGGACACCAATACCTGCCAGTACCTGATGGTGAAGCTGCTGGCCGGGGTGCGCGGCCAATTCACTGCCGTGGGTGACGACGACCAGTCCATCTACGCCTGGCGCGGAGCCAATATGGAAAACCTGCGTCTGCTGCAGCAGGATTTCCCGCAGCTGAAAATCATCAAGCTGGAACAGAATTACCGCTCCACTGCCCGGATTCTACGTGCCGCCAACTCAGTCATTTCCAATAACCCCAAGCTGTTTGAAAAACAGCTGTGGAGCGAACTGGGCCTGGGCGAGCCGATTCATGTGGTGCAATGCAAGGACGAGGAGCACGAAGCGGAAATCGTGGTGCAGCGCCTGCTGGCCCACAAATTCGAATACCGCACCGAATTCAAGGACTACGCCATCCTGTACCGGGGCAACTATCAGGCGCGCATTTTCGAACAGGCCTTGCGTAACCAGCGCATCCCCTACCAGATGGCGGGTGGTCAGAGCTTTTTCGACAAGCCGGAAATCAAGGATGTGTTGTCCTATCTGCGCCTGATCACCAATCCGGACGACGACCCGGCCTTTATCCGCGCCGTGACCACTCCCAAACGCGGCGTAGGCACCGGCACTCTGGAGAAGCTGGGCGGCTGGGCCGGCCAGTGCAGCAAGAGCCTGTTTGCCAGCGCCTTCGAACCCGGCTTTCGCGTGCAGGTACAAACCGCGCAGCTGGAACCGCTCAGTCAGTTCTGCGACTTCATCAATCGTCTGCAATACCGTGCCACCCGCGAGCCGGCCGGCGAGCTGGCCATGGAACTGGTCAAGGCCATCAACTACGAAGCCTGGCTGTACGACAGCGAAGACAGCCCGCGCATTGCCGAAACCAAATGGAAAAACGTGCTGGAACTGGTTGCCTGGCTGGCACGCAAGGGGGAGGCCGACGGCAAGAACCTGATCGAACTGTCGCAGACCATTGCCCTCATCACCATGCTGGAAGGGCGTGACGAAGGAGAGGTCGACGCCATCAAGATGTCCACCCTGCACGCCTCCAAGGGCCTGGAATACCCGTATGTGTTCCTGGTAGGTACCGAGGAAGGCATTCTGCCGCATAGTGAATCAGTGGATAACGGCATGGTGGAAGAGGAAAGGCGGCTGATGTACGTGGGCATTACCCGTGCCCAGCGCATGCTCACCCTCACCTATTGCGTAAAGCGCCGCCGCGCCGGCGAGTGGCAGTTTGTCGAGCCATCGCGCTTTATTGCCGAGATCGATGGCGGCGATCTGCGCCACTTTGGCCGCCCAGGTGCCGAACCCATCGTCAGCAAAAGCGAAGGCAAGTCCAAGCTAGCCAGCCTCTCCGCCATGCTGGCCGAAAAAACCAAGCCAGCCGATAGCTGA
- the bfr gene encoding bacterioferritin, whose protein sequence is MKADKTVIKLLNQLLRNELTAINQYFLHARMFRNWGLQRLNDYQYKQSIRVMKEADELIERILFLEGLPNLQDLGKLHIGETVEECLRSDLRYETDVQRPQLLAGIAHCEERQDYVSRELLQELLEHCEETIDWLETQLSLIRDVSLANYLQSQIGE, encoded by the coding sequence ATGAAAGCCGACAAAACCGTTATCAAACTGCTCAACCAGCTGCTGCGCAACGAACTGACCGCCATCAACCAGTATTTCCTGCACGCACGCATGTTCCGCAACTGGGGGCTGCAACGCCTCAACGACTACCAGTACAAGCAATCGATTCGGGTGATGAAAGAGGCTGACGAGCTGATCGAGCGCATCCTGTTTCTGGAAGGCCTGCCCAATCTGCAGGATCTGGGCAAACTGCACATCGGTGAAACCGTCGAGGAATGTCTGCGTAGCGACCTGCGCTATGAAACCGACGTACAGCGCCCGCAACTGCTAGCCGGCATCGCCCATTGTGAAGAGAGGCAGGATTATGTCAGCCGTGAACTGCTGCAAGAGCTGCTGGAACACTGCGAAGAAACCATAGACTGGCTGGAAACCCAGCTCAGCCTGATCCGCGATGTCAGCCTGGCCAACTATCTGCAAAGCCAGATCGGCGAGTAA